A window of Mobiluncus massiliensis genomic DNA:
AGCAAAATCATGGAGCCGACCGATGTGGAATACACCTCTAACGTACCCGGACGACTCAACAGCAGTGCCAAGATAATCCACGGGGAAGCGGCAGCCAGCCGCGCCCCGGTCACGGTCCAAGATTGGCGTGCCAGCACTTCCCCACGAGTTCGTTCCTCCGCACGGAGCATCGCACCCAAATCCTCCAACAGAACCACCAAGTCGTTGCCCCCCACTTGTGCAGCTAAACGCAATGCTTCGACGATGCGATCCCCCACCGGATCGGCCAGTTCATGCTTCAAAATTTTTAGGGAGGCATCGAGGTTGCCGCCCGCTCGATAATCGGCCGCGAAATGGGCAAAAGGCACTCGCAGCGACTTTGGGGCTCGGGCGGCGACTTCCAGAAGCGTTTCACCCAAACTCAGTCCGGCCCGCACCCCGGAAACCAGATTATCCACCAGGTTCGGCCAGGCTTTGCCGCGCTGACCCTGCACGGAATGCAGTTTGCTCTGCAATCCCAAAAATGGCAGATACGCGGCTAGCAGCCCGGCCAACCACCCAACCATCACCAGTCCGGTGACCAGGGTGAGGCAAATCCCTGCCGACACCCCTGCCAGGAGGGACAGCGCCAGGAACTGTTCCAACCCAATGCGTGTTCCGCTCACCGCGGTGATGTCGTTGAAGCGGGTACGGCGCTGTGCCCAATAGCGTTTTAGAAAGCTCTCTCGGTGCGCCGAATGCCGTCTCGGTGCCAACGTCACCAGGAAAATCCCGGAAACTGCGCTGAGGGCTGCCGCCAGAGTCAATAGGGAACTAGTCATGGGGTGTCTCCCGCCAGATAGCCGCCAACTGGCTGGCCCGAGAACCGAAGGCGGAAAGAAAATCGAAATCCGCGGGGTTCTTGGCTGGCTGAGCACCATCGGGTGGCGCACTGTACAGCGGGTGCGCCGCGACCTGGCCATCGCGAAGGGTTCCGTCTAAAGCCAACACTTCCGTCACCGCCCGGCTGCCCTGCCAGGTTCCGCGCAACTGAACTACCAGGTCGATGGCTCCCGCCACGGTCGGCACCACGAATGCCGCGGTCACATTCTCTCCCGCCAGCAGCGGTAGAGTCGACAGTTTCGTAATCGCCTGGCGGGCGGTGTTGGCGTGAATCGTGGACATGCCGGGGATTCCGCAGTTCAGAGCGATGAGCATGTCCAGGCTTTCAGCGCCGCGGACCTCCCCGATAATGAGCCGGTCGGGACGCATCCGCAGGGTTTCTCGAACCAAATCTCGCAGGGTAATCTCGCCTTGGCCTTCAATTGAAGCGTTCCGGGTTTGCATCGCCACCGCGTCCGGGGCTTTCAGATTGAGTTCCAACACTTCCTCGCAAGTGATGACGCGCTGGTCAGGAGGGATTTCCCCGCACAGGGCGCGGACCGTGGTGGTTTTCCCCGATTGGGTCGGCCCGGCCACCACGATATTCAGGCCGATGCGCACCGCTTCGGCCAGAAAACGAGCCATCCACGCGGGCATCATGTTGAGCCGGACCAGGTCCCGCACCCGCACCGCTTTGGCACTGTGCTTGCGGATATTGATGGACCAGGTGGCTGTCACGGGCGGAATGACGACGTGCAAACGTTCTCCGGTTTCCAAGGTGGCATCCACGCAGGGGTTGACAAAGTCCAGATGCCGCCCCGAAGCTCTCAGCATCCTCTCCACCAGGGCTTCCACCTCGTCTTCAGCCAGCAACAGGTTGGTCAGGTGGGCTTGTCCGTCGCGGGAACAAAACACCTGAGAAGGACTGTTCAGCCAGATCTCTTCCACCGCCGGATCATCCATCAGCGGCTGCAATTTCCCGTAACTTAAGCCCAAGTCGACAACTCCCTCGCGCCTGAGAGCCAATACAATTACGGTCAGTTTAAACGCTTTTTTTACTGCTATAGTGCAAGGGTCCCCGTTCAAAACGGTAAATTCTCATCTTACATTCATGTAATCTTCAGGTTTTTCTGAGGTTTGCCATAGTTTTGCCAAAAATCTACGTAGGCCTCCCGGCTGGTCGCGCACCCCGCCCCAGTCGGGGCTTTAAATGGCCAGATTTCCGGCTTTCCGGAGCGGTCTGACGGTTTGTCCCCCAGGGTGACATAAAATTGAGAGATGAGCGATACCGATTTTCTGACCTTGGCGGCTTTGGCCACCGTGGCAGTTCCAGACCTTGAGGTTGAGTCCCTGTGCCCGCCGCTGGGCGAAGACACTGATTTTCGCTGGGTCGGCGTCCTCGATAATCACTCAGCCCGGTGGAGTATCGTCGGCGCTAAACATGTGGATGCAGAGGCGGCCCTGGACAAGCAGCAAAAGATTTTAACCATGCTGGCCAATTACCGCGATGCGCACCGACTTCCTTTTGACGTGCCCCGTATAGAAGGTAGCGCCACCTCGAAAGACGGAACCTCTATTTTTGTTTATCGCCAGTTGCCAGGTAATCCCCTGGAGTTCAACGAACTGGCAGAGGATCCGGACCTGCTGCGTGCTTTGGGCAAAGCCATCGCGGCGCTACACGAGATTCCCGCCAACCTGGTTGCTCACGTGGGCTTCCCCACCCCCAGCGTAGATGATATCCGCGCGGACCTGAGCAAAAACCTCTCCCGTGCGGTCGCGACCGGTTTGGTTCCCCCGGTTCTGCAGGCTCGTTGGGAACAAGCCCTTGACGAAGATGCCTGGTGGCATTTCCATCCCACGTTTATCCACGGCTCCCTGGAACCCCAGCATGTCCTGGTCGCGGATTCCCGAATTTTGGGAATTTCCGGTTTTGCCGAGGTCAGCGTGGGCGACCCCTCGCAGGATTTGTCCTGGGTAGCTTCGGAGCTGACGGATGAAGCCGTGGACCTAGTCTTTGACGCCTACCATTTGGGACGCGCGGAGGGGTCAGACCCGTTCTTGCGTCAACGTACCGACCTGTATATTGAGCTGGCTCTGGTCAATTGGCTCAATTGGGGGGTCGACCAGGGAGATGCCTCAATAATTGCCGATGCCCAAGACCTGTTGAACGAGCAGCTGGAGCGGCTGGAGGGAGATCTGTCACTAACAGGCCGCCCTCTCTACGAGGACCAGACCACCAGCATTCCTGACCGCAGCTCGGACGGGAACGAAACCCCCTCCGCGAGTACCGCGGAAATTGCCACGGAGTCAGATACCCAGGTTTCCTCGCTGCCCCCGGATGAAGCCTAAGGCCGGGTAGATTCGGTTTTCCTGCAACACCGGGACGAACTGCCCCGGACGCCGTCCTGACCAGCCTTTCTCTACCGTTCCTCAACGGCACGAGACTGATATAGGACTTCGTCCCTTCCTCATTCTCAGGTGGCATTATCCCCGGAGTGGCACGAGACCGGGGCGGCCCCGCACCCTTCTGCCGTCCCCTCCTCCACGAAGCCGGGAACGGCAAGCGTCTAGGGCAATCCGGCAGCGGCCTCAATATCCAAACTTTTCTAAAACTTCGTCGGCCTCCTTTCCACGGTCCGTCAAGTTACTGACCAAGAGATCCTGGCTGTAGTCGGCTATGCCCAGCTCGTCGAGGATGTCCTGAAGGGTGAGCAATTGGCGCTCCGGGTCGTCCTCATTGAGAAACACGTAGGCACACACGATGTCCTCCGCGGGGGTCTGGGGATGGGCCTGTAACCAGTAAAGGCGATAGATTCCCAGCTGGTGCAGCCACTGAGAATAGTCCTTCGGGGTTGGGCGCCGGCCGGTCTTCCAGTCGAGAATCCAGATTTTCCCGGTTTGCGCCTCTTCGAACTGCGCATCGATTCGCAGCGGAATCACGGCGCCGATTCCTTCCCCAACATAGAGTTCGCCGTCAAATTCGACTCGTGGACGGCGCAGGCGGCGCAGCAGTTCCAGGTCAGCGTAATGCTGTTGCCATTTGTGCAGCAGCTTGCGCTGGTCTGGAGTGAACCCGTCTTCCATCCCGGCATCAAAAATGAGCGCGTCTTCATTTTCGAGCTGGCTGGCAATCCACGCGTGCATATAGGTTCCCAAACGAGCCGCCGCACTGGGCTCCTGCGGCAGGGGACGCAGACGTTGGAGCAGGTAACCCTCGCTGTCTTGCGCCAAACGCGCCATCCCGGTAGCGGAAATTCGTCCCAGCAAATCGCCCGTTCCCAGGCGCGTTTGCGGCTGGTGCAGCAGTTGACTCAAGCGGCGCTCCGTTTCTTCAGCAGCATCCTGACTGATTCCGTCAGCAAATTTGCCGCTGGCCAAAGCATCCTCGGTAACTTGATACGCATGAGCCAGGTCCTGGCGAGTCTGGGTCCACGGCAGGGCCGGCCAAACGCCTCCCTCGAATCGGTCCCGATTCGGATTTTCGGATTTTTCAGGGATGGACGTGACTTCGGTTTCAGGCCATTCGACGCTGGGGAGCGCAATTCCCAATCGGATGGCCTCCTGTGCAAACGTCTCAGCGTTGAACGGGGTCAGCAGGTTTTGGGCTTCAGCTGTGCCTTCCTCCGAGGTCTGCACGCTCGGCACAGCGGATGGGTCTTGTCGGATGACGTCCGGCCCGTCCGCCCCGCCCATGACATCAGCATCGGTGAAGATGCGTTGGTGCGGGTCTTGTTGCACCAGGAAAAACTTGCTGGGCAAACGTCCCTTCTTGGTTTGCCGCTCAAACCAGCAGTGTCCCAGCAGCAGCCGTGATTTGGCACGGGTGAAAGCCACGTAGGCCAACCGGGACTCTTCTCGCAGGGTGTATTGGCCAGCCTCTTCCCGATACGACTCCAGCAGACCTTTTTTCGATGACACTTTTCCTGTCGCGGTCAGAACCGTTTGGGTTTTCAGTTCCAGCTCGGGCAGATGAGCCCGGTCGCTGCGCAGCGGATAGGGCAGAACGTCGCGTCGCATCGCCCATATTTCGCCTTCACTGGAGGGGAAAGTGCTTTTGTTCAGGTTCGGAACGGCCACCCAATCCCATTCGAGGCCCTTCGCGGCGTGCATGGTGATAATCTGAACCGCCGCATTATCAACCTCGAAGTCCAGGTCAGCGAAGCTGGCTTCCTCTTGTTCACCGGCACTCAGCCAGTTGAGGAATCCGCTCAACGTTGCCCCGGGAATCCGCCCAAAATCACGAACCAGGTTTAAGAACTCAACATAAGCCCCAGCTTGGCACGGGGAGCCCGGCAGCTGTTGCTCAATATCCAAATCGAGCAGTCGATGCGCCA
This region includes:
- a CDS encoding ATPase, T2SS/T4P/T4SS family → MALRREGVVDLGLSYGKLQPLMDDPAVEEIWLNSPSQVFCSRDGQAHLTNLLLAEDEVEALVERMLRASGRHLDFVNPCVDATLETGERLHVVIPPVTATWSINIRKHSAKAVRVRDLVRLNMMPAWMARFLAEAVRIGLNIVVAGPTQSGKTTTVRALCGEIPPDQRVITCEEVLELNLKAPDAVAMQTRNASIEGQGEITLRDLVRETLRMRPDRLIIGEVRGAESLDMLIALNCGIPGMSTIHANTARQAITKLSTLPLLAGENVTAAFVVPTVAGAIDLVVQLRGTWQGSRAVTEVLALDGTLRDGQVAAHPLYSAPPDGAQPAKNPADFDFLSAFGSRASQLAAIWRETPHD
- a CDS encoding macrolide 2'-phosphotransferase yields the protein MSDTDFLTLAALATVAVPDLEVESLCPPLGEDTDFRWVGVLDNHSARWSIVGAKHVDAEAALDKQQKILTMLANYRDAHRLPFDVPRIEGSATSKDGTSIFVYRQLPGNPLEFNELAEDPDLLRALGKAIAALHEIPANLVAHVGFPTPSVDDIRADLSKNLSRAVATGLVPPVLQARWEQALDEDAWWHFHPTFIHGSLEPQHVLVADSRILGISGFAEVSVGDPSQDLSWVASELTDEAVDLVFDAYHLGRAEGSDPFLRQRTDLYIELALVNWLNWGVDQGDASIIADAQDLLNEQLERLEGDLSLTGRPLYEDQTTSIPDRSSDGNETPSASTAEIATESDTQVSSLPPDEA
- a CDS encoding type II secretion system F family protein, encoding MTSSLLTLAAALSAVSGIFLVTLAPRRHSAHRESFLKRYWAQRRTRFNDITAVSGTRIGLEQFLALSLLAGVSAGICLTLVTGLVMVGWLAGLLAAYLPFLGLQSKLHSVQGQRGKAWPNLVDNLVSGVRAGLSLGETLLEVAARAPKSLRVPFAHFAADYRAGGNLDASLKILKHELADPVGDRIVEALRLAAQVGGNDLVVLLEDLGAMLRAEERTRGEVLARQSWTVTGARLAAASPWIILALLLSRPGTLEVYSTSVGSMILLVGALVSALAYILMLRLGRLEVSPRTMRE